A stretch of the Actinomyces qiguomingii genome encodes the following:
- a CDS encoding sugar kinase, whose protein sequence is MSTLTAKTANSEASTIAGSLRPLPAEECRYDVVSLGEVMLRLDPGEGRVRTARRFEVWEGGGEYNVARGLSRCFGLRAGVVTALADNEVGHLIEGMILAGGVDPMITWAPYDGIGRTVRNGLNFTERGFGLRGALGVSDRGNTAIAQLRPDDVDFEHLFGTLGVRWLHTGGIFAALSESAAEVAQAAMTAARRHGTIVSYDLNYRPSLWQGIGGIERAQEVNRRLARLVDVMIGNEEDFTASLGYQVEGVDAGLSKLDTTAFEHMIERVTADFDNFKVAATTLRQVRTATINDWSAIAWSLQDGFVRSTERPGLEILDRVGGGDSFASGLIYGLLDTGDLATAVEYGAAHGALAMTTPGDTTMATKAEVLRLAAGGGARVQR, encoded by the coding sequence ATGAGCACCCTAACCGCGAAAACAGCAAACAGCGAAGCCTCCACCATCGCCGGATCGCTCCGGCCGCTGCCCGCCGAGGAGTGCCGCTACGACGTCGTCTCCCTGGGGGAGGTGATGCTGCGCCTGGACCCGGGGGAGGGGCGGGTGCGTACGGCCCGTCGCTTCGAGGTCTGGGAGGGCGGTGGCGAGTACAACGTCGCCCGCGGCCTGTCCCGCTGCTTCGGCCTGCGTGCGGGCGTGGTCACCGCGCTCGCGGACAACGAAGTCGGCCACCTGATCGAGGGCATGATCCTGGCCGGCGGCGTCGACCCGATGATCACCTGGGCGCCGTATGACGGCATCGGCCGCACCGTGCGCAACGGCTTGAACTTCACCGAACGCGGTTTCGGCCTGCGTGGCGCCCTGGGCGTGTCCGACCGCGGGAACACTGCCATTGCCCAGCTGCGGCCCGACGACGTCGACTTCGAGCACCTGTTCGGCACCCTCGGGGTGCGTTGGCTGCACACCGGCGGCATCTTCGCCGCGCTGTCCGAGTCGGCCGCCGAAGTCGCGCAGGCCGCCATGACCGCGGCCCGCCGCCACGGCACGATCGTCTCCTACGACCTGAACTACCGTCCCTCCCTGTGGCAGGGGATCGGCGGCATTGAACGGGCCCAGGAGGTCAACCGGCGTCTGGCGCGCCTGGTGGACGTCATGATCGGCAATGAGGAGGATTTCACCGCCTCCCTCGGCTATCAGGTGGAGGGCGTGGACGCGGGCCTGTCCAAGCTGGACACCACCGCCTTTGAGCACATGATCGAGCGGGTCACTGCCGACTTCGACAACTTCAAGGTCGCGGCCACCACCCTGCGCCAGGTGCGTACTGCCACCATCAACGACTGGTCGGCGATCGCCTGGTCGCTCCAGGACGGTTTTGTGCGTTCCACCGAGCGTCCAGGTCTGGAGATCCTCGACCGCGTCGGCGGCGGCGACTCCTTCGCCTCCGGCCTCATTTACGGACTGCTCGACACCGGGGATCTGGCCACTGCCGTCGAGTACGGTGCCGCACACGGCGCCCTGGCGATGACCACGCCCGGTGATACCACTATGGCCACCAAGGCCGAGGTGCTTCGGCTGGCCGCCGGTGGCGGCGCCCGCGTGCAGCGCTGA
- a CDS encoding ROK family transcriptional regulator: protein MSEARTTSATSSSSPRPASVSPVSARQSSLRTANLALLAGHVFAAPEPVSRAAVAAATGMTRSTASRLADDLVAAGILTELEPSPASGPGRPAVPLTPARGTFVAIGLEVNVSHMAVRAIDLSGDVLAERVVLDDFEASDPAEVFPRLAELITDVLSLDAVCRARKVGAAIALPGLVSHETLLRAPNLGWERIDPRPFLTEVLQPNGLVLHLGNEADFGALTAGRERPAAPHSAPSYIYLSGENGIGAGIVRDNRVMLGVSGFAGEVGHIQVDPTGPLCTCGNHGCVERYAGRRRILAAAGLDEVAEPQALVTAWKNDDPAARRAVSRAAQALGVGLSAAINILDIPTVILGGHLAPLADILRPELEEELRRRVLSSRWSVPEIITTSQDQTPAVTGAAWSLLEEVVADPVAWM from the coding sequence GTGTCTGAAGCCCGAACGACGTCGGCGACGTCGTCCTCAAGCCCTCGCCCGGCGTCCGTCTCCCCCGTCTCCGCCCGGCAGTCCAGTCTGCGCACGGCGAATCTGGCCCTGCTGGCCGGTCACGTCTTCGCCGCACCCGAGCCCGTGTCGCGCGCCGCCGTGGCCGCCGCAACCGGGATGACCCGTTCAACCGCCTCCCGTCTGGCCGACGACCTGGTGGCGGCCGGAATCCTGACGGAGCTGGAGCCCTCGCCGGCCTCCGGGCCGGGTCGGCCGGCGGTTCCGCTCACACCGGCCCGGGGTACCTTTGTGGCCATTGGCCTGGAGGTGAATGTTTCCCACATGGCGGTACGGGCCATCGATCTGTCCGGCGACGTGCTGGCCGAGCGAGTCGTGTTAGACGATTTCGAGGCCTCCGATCCCGCCGAGGTCTTCCCCAGGCTGGCGGAGCTGATCACCGATGTGCTGTCCCTGGACGCCGTATGCCGGGCCCGCAAGGTCGGCGCGGCCATTGCTCTACCCGGTCTGGTATCGCATGAGACGCTGCTACGCGCCCCCAACCTGGGCTGGGAGCGGATCGACCCGCGACCATTCCTCACCGAGGTGCTGCAGCCCAACGGTCTGGTGCTGCATCTGGGCAACGAGGCCGACTTCGGCGCTCTCACAGCCGGACGCGAGCGGCCCGCCGCCCCCCATTCGGCGCCCTCCTACATCTATCTGTCCGGCGAGAACGGCATCGGTGCCGGTATTGTGCGTGACAACCGGGTCATGCTCGGAGTCTCGGGCTTCGCCGGCGAGGTCGGACACATTCAGGTCGACCCCACCGGGCCGCTGTGCACCTGCGGCAACCACGGCTGCGTGGAGCGCTATGCGGGCCGCCGTCGCATACTGGCCGCCGCCGGACTGGACGAGGTCGCGGAGCCGCAAGCACTGGTGACGGCGTGGAAGAACGACGATCCGGCCGCGCGACGGGCCGTTAGCCGCGCCGCGCAGGCGCTCGGCGTCGGCCTGAGCGCCGCCATCAACATTCTGGACATACCCACGGTGATCCTGGGCGGGCATCTGGCCCCGCTGGCCGACATCCTGCGTCCAGAACTGGAGGAGGAGTTGCGCCGCCGAGTGCTGTCATCCCGCTGGTCCGTCCCGGAGATCATCACCACCTCCCAGGATCAGACCCCGGCGGTAACCGGAGCCGCCTGGTCGCTGCTGGAGGAGGTCGTCGCCGACCCGGTCGCCTGGATGTGA
- the xylA gene encoding xylose isomerase: MVRKPTKEDKFSFGLWTVGWLAADPFGDTTRTALKPWEYADKLAELGAWGITFHDNDVFPFDATDAERAEIVGKLKDTVDATGLTIEMVTTNTFTHPIFKDGGLTNNDRAIRRFGLRKILRNVDLAAELGATTFVMWGGREGAEYDSSKDLGAVFDRYKEGLDTVAQYIKDQGYNLRIGLEPKPNEPRGDIFLPTVGHALALIAELDNGDVVGLNPEVGHEQMAGLNYTHALAQALNAGKLFHIDLNGQKGLKYDQDLVFGHGDLLSAFFTVDLLVNGFPSGGPRYEGPIHFDYKPSRTDGIDGVWESAAANMEMFIQLADKARAFRADPEVQEALKLSGIYELAEPTLGEGETIADLLADRSAYEDFDAEAAAARDYHFVNLHEKAVQHLIS, translated from the coding sequence ATGGTTCGTAAGCCCACCAAGGAAGACAAGTTCTCATTCGGTCTGTGGACCGTCGGCTGGTTGGCCGCCGACCCCTTCGGCGACACCACCCGCACGGCGCTCAAGCCCTGGGAGTACGCGGACAAGCTCGCCGAACTGGGTGCCTGGGGCATCACCTTCCACGACAATGACGTCTTCCCCTTCGACGCCACCGACGCCGAGCGCGCGGAAATCGTCGGCAAGCTCAAGGACACGGTGGATGCCACGGGCCTGACCATCGAGATGGTCACCACCAATACCTTCACCCACCCGATCTTCAAGGACGGCGGACTGACCAATAACGACCGCGCCATCCGCCGCTTCGGCCTGCGCAAGATCCTGCGCAATGTGGATCTGGCGGCCGAGCTCGGGGCCACCACCTTCGTCATGTGGGGCGGCCGCGAGGGCGCCGAATACGACTCCTCCAAGGATCTGGGCGCGGTGTTCGACCGCTACAAGGAAGGCCTGGACACGGTCGCCCAGTACATTAAGGACCAGGGCTACAACCTGCGCATCGGTCTGGAGCCTAAGCCGAACGAGCCGCGCGGCGACATCTTCCTGCCCACCGTCGGCCACGCCCTGGCGCTGATCGCCGAGCTGGACAACGGCGACGTCGTCGGCCTGAACCCGGAGGTCGGCCACGAGCAGATGGCGGGTCTGAACTACACCCACGCCCTGGCACAGGCGCTCAACGCCGGCAAGCTCTTCCACATCGACCTCAACGGCCAGAAGGGCCTTAAGTACGACCAGGACCTGGTCTTCGGCCACGGCGACCTACTCAGCGCCTTCTTCACCGTGGACCTGCTGGTCAACGGTTTCCCCAGCGGCGGCCCCCGCTACGAGGGTCCTATCCACTTCGACTACAAGCCCTCCCGCACCGATGGCATCGACGGCGTGTGGGAGTCCGCGGCCGCCAATATGGAGATGTTCATCCAGCTGGCGGACAAGGCCCGCGCCTTCCGCGCCGACCCGGAGGTTCAGGAGGCGCTCAAGCTCTCCGGCATCTACGAGCTAGCCGAGCCGACCCTGGGTGAGGGGGAGACCATCGCCGATTTGCTCGCCGACCGCAGCGCCTACGAGGACTTCGACGCCGAGGCGGCCGCCGCCCGCGACTACCACTTCGTCAACCTGCACGAGAAGGCCGTTCAGCACCTCATTAGCTGA
- a CDS encoding xylulokinase: MTLVAGVDSSTQSCKLVVRDAVSGALVREAKASHPDGSEIHPDHWWAALNQVIDAVGGLDDVGALSVGGQQHGMVALDADGEVIRPALLWNDTRSAGAARDLIRELGDGDEAAGRKAWADAVGSVLVASLTITKLRWLADHEPENAARIAAVCLPHDWLTWKLSGATSLDTLVTDRSDASGTGYFDSVTNTYRRDLLALALRRSEAEVEDIVLPRVVAPHEEAGRGGVLTAPSGRERDLSHLVLGPGCGDNAGAALGLGLRPGATSVSLGTSGVVAAVSATPTHDASGLVTGFADATGAFLPLACTLNAARILDAAKQVLGVSYEEFDRLALSAEPGAAGLVHVPYLEGERTPNLPEATGMLTGMTLTSLTPANYARAAVEGLLCLMGAGVDAVRALGVEVDAVTLVGGGVKWACARELAPAVLAVPVDVPEPGEYVANGAAKQAAWVLAGGEEPPVWELGPVEHLTAEPQPQVRAAYDAAAAIVAAAQQDH, from the coding sequence ATGACCCTCGTCGCCGGCGTCGACTCCTCGACGCAGTCCTGCAAGCTAGTTGTCCGCGACGCCGTCTCCGGCGCCCTGGTGCGTGAGGCCAAGGCCTCGCATCCGGATGGCTCTGAAATCCACCCGGACCACTGGTGGGCCGCGCTGAACCAGGTGATCGACGCCGTCGGCGGGCTGGACGACGTTGGCGCCCTGAGCGTGGGCGGCCAGCAGCACGGCATGGTGGCGCTGGACGCCGACGGCGAGGTCATCCGCCCCGCCCTGTTGTGGAACGACACCCGCAGCGCCGGCGCCGCCCGCGACCTGATCCGCGAGCTCGGCGACGGCGACGAGGCCGCCGGCCGCAAGGCCTGGGCCGACGCCGTCGGCTCGGTGTTGGTGGCCTCGCTGACCATCACCAAGCTGCGCTGGCTGGCTGACCATGAGCCCGAGAACGCCGCGCGGATCGCCGCCGTGTGCCTGCCGCACGACTGGCTCACCTGGAAGCTGTCCGGCGCCACCTCGCTGGACACCCTGGTCACCGACCGCTCCGATGCCTCCGGCACCGGCTATTTCGACTCGGTGACCAACACCTACCGCCGCGACCTGCTCGCGCTCGCCCTACGCCGCAGCGAGGCGGAGGTGGAAGACATCGTGCTGCCGCGCGTCGTCGCTCCGCACGAGGAGGCTGGCCGCGGCGGGGTCCTTACCGCGCCGTCGGGTCGGGAGCGGGATCTGAGCCACCTGGTGCTCGGGCCGGGCTGCGGGGACAATGCCGGCGCCGCCCTCGGGCTCGGCCTGCGCCCGGGCGCCACCAGCGTCTCCCTGGGCACCTCCGGCGTGGTCGCCGCGGTCTCGGCCACCCCCACCCATGACGCCTCCGGGCTGGTCACTGGTTTCGCCGACGCCACCGGCGCCTTCCTGCCGCTGGCCTGCACGCTGAACGCCGCCCGTATCCTGGACGCTGCCAAGCAGGTGCTGGGGGTGTCGTATGAGGAGTTCGACCGGCTCGCCCTGTCCGCCGAACCGGGCGCCGCCGGACTGGTGCACGTGCCCTACCTGGAGGGGGAGCGCACCCCGAATCTGCCGGAGGCCACCGGCATGCTCACCGGCATGACCCTGACCTCGCTTACGCCCGCCAATTACGCCCGCGCCGCCGTCGAGGGACTGTTGTGCCTGATGGGGGCCGGTGTGGATGCGGTGCGTGCTCTGGGGGTAGAGGTCGACGCCGTCACCCTGGTGGGTGGGGGAGTGAAATGGGCCTGCGCCCGGGAACTCGCGCCCGCCGTGCTCGCCGTCCCGGTGGACGTGCCCGAACCGGGCGAATACGTGGCCAATGGCGCCGCCAAGCAGGCCGCCTGGGTGCTGGCCGGAGGCGAGGAGCCGCCGGTATGGGAGCTCGGCCCGGTTGAGCACTTGACTGCCGAGCCCCAGCCGCAGGTGCGGGCCGCCTACGACGCGGCCGCGGCCATCGTCGCCGCCGCGCAGCAGGACCACTAA
- a CDS encoding LacI family DNA-binding transcriptional regulator — MASRERVTLDTIAAAAKVSRATVSKAINGRQDVSARTRRQILELAEQLGYEAPMSAERSSPTITIVFDSLDTYYTNRVLAGAVAAAHDHGAILDVRSFTDRREAASDSWVRRLVAEGHLALIVVTMELSEAQIEAAHTLQLPVITVDPAQQTPDGVLEISSTNWNGGMAATQHLLALGHQRIAFVAGPERSVPARERLLGFRSAMMDAGLDVDPALILGDSYTYANGLRAGLSLLDIAPPSRPTAVMCACDVSAIGVYEAARQRGVPVPDELSVVGYDDTFLAECAAPPLTTIHQALETMGARAVEAALDLAEDSTGTKSRRTIGSVKIPTRLVERASTAPPRG; from the coding sequence GTGGCTTCGCGCGAACGCGTCACGCTTGACACCATAGCCGCGGCCGCGAAGGTCTCGCGCGCCACGGTATCCAAGGCGATCAATGGCCGTCAGGATGTCTCCGCGCGAACACGCCGTCAGATCCTCGAACTGGCCGAGCAGCTCGGCTATGAGGCACCGATGTCTGCGGAGCGCAGCTCCCCCACGATCACAATCGTCTTCGACTCGCTCGATACCTACTACACCAACCGGGTGCTCGCTGGGGCGGTCGCCGCGGCTCACGATCACGGCGCCATCCTTGATGTCCGCTCCTTCACCGACCGCCGGGAAGCCGCCTCGGATTCCTGGGTACGGCGGCTCGTGGCCGAGGGCCATTTGGCACTGATTGTTGTCACCATGGAGCTGTCCGAGGCGCAGATTGAAGCCGCGCATACGCTCCAGCTGCCGGTTATAACCGTCGATCCGGCCCAGCAGACTCCGGACGGGGTGCTGGAGATCTCCTCGACGAACTGGAATGGGGGCATGGCCGCCACCCAGCATCTGCTGGCCCTGGGGCACCAGCGCATCGCCTTTGTGGCCGGTCCGGAGCGATCTGTGCCTGCGCGCGAACGCCTGCTCGGATTCCGATCGGCGATGATGGATGCCGGGCTCGACGTCGATCCCGCACTCATCCTGGGAGACAGCTACACCTATGCCAACGGATTGCGCGCAGGGCTTAGTCTGCTCGATATTGCACCGCCGAGCCGCCCCACCGCCGTCATGTGCGCCTGCGACGTATCCGCGATCGGCGTGTATGAGGCCGCCCGGCAACGCGGAGTGCCCGTTCCCGACGAACTCAGCGTCGTCGGCTATGACGACACCTTCTTGGCGGAGTGTGCCGCTCCCCCGCTCACCACCATTCACCAAGCGCTGGAGACCATGGGGGCGCGAGCAGTCGAGGCGGCCCTGGACTTGGCGGAGGATTCCACCGGAACCAAGAGCAGGCGCACCATCGGCTCGGTCAAAATTCCCACACGGTTGGTCGAACGTGCCTCGACGGCGCCGCCGCGGGGATAA
- a CDS encoding acetylxylan esterase: protein MAALMAALHPQLGPLSPAVVSEPEDFDRFWARTLREARGYDPEARTIERVVVDQPLTELRYWDFSFSGFGGQRVNAWLSRPARDLTEVLPCVVQIPGYGRGRGLPGEAPHLAAAGMAHLLLDVRGQGCGYGSGGDTPDPHDGAPEAPGVVTRGIASPETYYYRRLIVDAVRSVDAVRTLPDIDAERIIVMGNSQGGGVTLAVAGLVPDLCGVTVSVPFLCDVPAVYQSAQGEPYAELARYLAVRRTERERVFHTLAYVDGVNHARRAQAPSLWGLGLRDTCCPTVGGQQALAAYAGPAQAEIYPDNGHEGGEFFYLRRQLAWIRERCAAPTH from the coding sequence ATGGCCGCTCTCATGGCCGCCCTGCACCCGCAACTCGGCCCGCTTTCGCCGGCGGTCGTGTCGGAGCCGGAGGACTTCGACCGCTTCTGGGCGCGAACGCTGCGCGAGGCGCGCGGTTACGACCCCGAGGCGCGGACGATTGAGCGCGTCGTCGTCGATCAGCCCCTCACCGAGCTGCGCTACTGGGACTTCTCCTTCAGCGGCTTCGGCGGCCAGCGGGTGAACGCCTGGCTGTCCCGTCCGGCGAGGGACCTGACCGAAGTGCTGCCCTGCGTGGTGCAGATTCCGGGGTACGGGCGGGGGCGCGGGCTGCCGGGGGAGGCTCCCCACCTGGCGGCCGCGGGCATGGCGCATCTGCTGCTCGACGTACGCGGGCAGGGATGCGGCTATGGGAGCGGCGGGGACACGCCTGATCCCCACGACGGCGCCCCGGAGGCCCCCGGCGTTGTCACGCGCGGCATCGCCTCGCCCGAGACGTACTACTACCGGCGCCTCATCGTGGACGCGGTACGCTCCGTGGACGCGGTGCGCACACTGCCCGACATCGACGCCGAACGCATCATTGTGATGGGAAACTCGCAGGGAGGCGGCGTCACCCTCGCGGTTGCGGGACTGGTGCCCGACCTGTGCGGGGTGACCGTCTCGGTCCCCTTCCTGTGCGATGTGCCGGCGGTGTACCAGTCGGCGCAGGGAGAGCCCTATGCGGAACTCGCCCGCTACCTGGCGGTGCGGCGAACCGAGCGCGAGCGGGTCTTCCACACCCTGGCCTACGTCGACGGCGTCAACCACGCGCGGCGCGCCCAGGCCCCGTCGCTGTGGGGCCTGGGGTTGCGCGATACCTGTTGTCCCACCGTGGGCGGCCAACAGGCGCTCGCGGCGTACGCCGGTCCCGCGCAGGCGGAGATCTACCCGGACAACGGGCATGAGGGCGGCGAGTTCTTCTATCTGCGCCGTCAGCTCGCCTGGATTCGCGAGCGCTGCGCGGCCCCCACGCACTAA
- a CDS encoding ABC transporter permease — MTEAVDVVSRPLGAPRASGRPAPSAVVDPGRRGRRGGRRSGGRRSSRRGDWQLYTLVVVPVIWFIVFRYAPMVGNVIAFRRFVPGGSMYGEEWVGLKYVEMFIADPTFWRVFRNTVVIGFSTLLVSFPAPIILALLLNEVRRIWFKKIVQTVSYLPHFLSMVIIAGIIMEVVAVDGPINALITALGGQAVNFIQTASAFVPIYVISDVWQTVGWGTILYLAALTAIDQTLYEAAQIDGANRWQQTWHITLPGIRPTIVTLLILNVGSFLAVGFEKILLIYNPLTYETGDVISTYLYRVGLQSSNFSYAAAIGLFESLIGLIMVMAANLASRKFAKTSLW, encoded by the coding sequence GTGACGGAAGCGGTTGATGTGGTGTCCCGGCCGCTCGGCGCGCCGCGGGCGTCCGGGCGCCCGGCTCCTTCCGCGGTGGTGGACCCCGGCAGGCGAGGGCGCAGGGGCGGGAGACGATCCGGTGGGCGCAGGAGCAGTCGCCGGGGCGACTGGCAGCTGTACACCCTCGTGGTCGTCCCGGTGATCTGGTTCATTGTCTTCCGGTACGCTCCGATGGTCGGCAATGTCATTGCCTTTCGCAGGTTCGTGCCCGGCGGCTCCATGTACGGCGAGGAATGGGTTGGGCTGAAATACGTCGAGATGTTCATTGCGGATCCCACCTTCTGGAGGGTGTTCCGCAATACGGTGGTCATCGGTTTCTCCACGCTGCTGGTGTCCTTTCCGGCGCCCATCATCCTGGCCCTGCTGCTGAACGAGGTCCGCCGAATCTGGTTCAAGAAGATTGTTCAGACCGTCTCATATCTGCCGCACTTCCTTTCGATGGTCATCATTGCCGGGATCATTATGGAAGTGGTCGCCGTGGACGGCCCGATCAACGCCCTGATCACCGCGTTGGGTGGCCAGGCGGTCAACTTCATTCAAACGGCCAGCGCCTTCGTGCCCATCTACGTCATCTCCGACGTGTGGCAGACCGTCGGCTGGGGGACGATCCTATACCTGGCGGCGTTGACCGCCATTGACCAGACCCTGTATGAGGCCGCCCAGATCGACGGTGCCAACCGTTGGCAGCAGACCTGGCACATCACGCTGCCGGGCATCCGGCCCACCATTGTCACCCTGCTGATCCTCAACGTCGGCTCCTTCCTGGCGGTGGGATTTGAGAAGATTCTGCTGATCTACAATCCGCTTACCTACGAGACCGGGGACGTGATCTCCACCTACCTGTACCGCGTGGGTCTGCAGTCGTCAAACTTCAGTTATGCGGCAGCGATCGGCCTGTTCGAGTCGTTAATCGGGCTGATCATGGTGATGGCCGCCAATCTTGCCTCCCGCAAGTTCGCCAAGACGAGTCTGTGGTGA
- a CDS encoding carbohydrate ABC transporter permease, whose amino-acid sequence MPGQNVKYDSRGYRAFRLLNAAILLGVIFVTLFPFLNVVAKSFSSEAAISAGEVNLIPKGFNVTTYKVVLSDPAFWTGYRNTVVYTTVATLIALVFTTAFAYVLSKRSLRGRNALIGFAVFTMFFNGGLIPNYILITNLGMKNTIWAVVLPNAINVFNLLVMKSFFEGLPHELEEAGELDGLGTYGILLRIVLPLSKAILATMFLFYAVANWNAWFGAFLYFDDKDLFPVTIYLRNMLAGVTTSDSLGGGTADQTQISSNLRSVTMVLTSLPILCVYPFVQKYFVTGVTLGSVKG is encoded by the coding sequence ATGCCTGGGCAGAACGTCAAATACGACTCGCGTGGCTACCGTGCCTTCCGTCTACTAAACGCGGCTATCCTCCTGGGCGTCATCTTCGTGACCCTGTTCCCTTTCCTGAACGTGGTGGCCAAGTCCTTCTCCAGCGAGGCAGCCATCTCGGCCGGCGAGGTGAATCTCATCCCCAAGGGCTTCAACGTCACCACCTACAAGGTGGTGCTGTCGGACCCGGCCTTCTGGACCGGCTACCGGAACACCGTCGTGTACACGACGGTCGCCACCCTGATAGCGCTGGTCTTCACCACCGCATTCGCCTACGTGCTGTCCAAGAGGAGTCTGCGGGGGCGCAATGCACTTATCGGCTTCGCCGTGTTCACCATGTTCTTCAACGGAGGTCTGATCCCGAATTACATCCTGATCACCAACCTGGGCATGAAGAACACGATCTGGGCGGTTGTGCTGCCCAATGCGATCAACGTGTTCAACCTGCTGGTAATGAAGTCCTTCTTCGAGGGGCTGCCCCATGAACTGGAGGAGGCCGGTGAACTCGACGGTCTGGGCACCTACGGAATCCTCCTGCGCATCGTGCTACCGCTGTCCAAGGCGATCCTCGCCACCATGTTCCTGTTCTACGCCGTCGCCAACTGGAACGCCTGGTTCGGGGCCTTCCTGTACTTCGACGACAAGGACCTGTTCCCGGTGACCATCTACCTGCGCAACATGCTGGCAGGAGTGACCACTTCCGATTCCCTGGGGGGAGGGACCGCCGATCAGACCCAGATCTCATCCAACCTCAGATCGGTGACCATGGTGCTCACCTCACTACCGATCCTGTGCGTCTACCCCTTCGTGCAGAAATATTTCGTCACCGGAGTCACCCTCGGTTCCGTGAAGGGCTGA
- a CDS encoding extracellular solute-binding protein, translating to MSPNLLSHPITRRRAGALLLGTAAAALAACGSGSDSVGPAEGVSNTAAAMEDFAADTSFKASEPLTFSCLFSDHPNYPYKADWMLLEEITKRTNVTLDLTIVPMSDYEQKRSLLISSGDAPLILPKTYPGQESAFVSSGAVLAVSDYFDLMPNFRKKVEQWQLDEELDTLRQADGSIYVLPGLHEEIWPDYTFEIRKDLLDEQGLELPTTWEELQEVISKIQERHPDMKGISDRFEGLSMLNLAAVSYGTQSGGSWGMTTMAEWDEETESFIFCGTSDNYRDMVTMLRGMVDAGVLDPDSFTQDEDTAVNTFTTGKSIAIGTNSQYDVTYDTTMRETLGEGNYEVVKILQPAGPAGALIGGTRLENGIMISSKAADDPNFVAMMQFIDWLWYSDEGEEFAKWGVEGTTYNKDADGNRTLVDDINYNGLNPAGDKDLRIEYGFSGGVFAYGGTTELLHSMMLDKELSWQEEMAATHTQRPIDPPAPLDETQREQATLLLTPLQDYVMQETLKFITGKRELSDWDAYVTECEAKGVSSYMEIVNAARATYVENNG from the coding sequence ATGAGCCCCAATCTCCTCTCCCACCCCATTACCCGCCGTCGGGCCGGCGCCCTGCTGCTTGGCACCGCTGCCGCTGCACTGGCCGCCTGCGGCAGCGGATCGGATTCCGTTGGGCCGGCCGAGGGAGTGAGCAACACGGCGGCCGCCATGGAGGACTTCGCCGCCGACACCAGCTTCAAGGCCAGTGAGCCCCTCACCTTCAGCTGCCTGTTCTCCGACCATCCCAACTACCCGTACAAGGCCGATTGGATGCTGCTGGAGGAGATCACCAAGCGCACCAATGTCACGCTGGACCTGACGATCGTGCCGATGTCCGACTATGAGCAGAAGCGCTCCCTGCTGATCTCCTCCGGCGACGCCCCGCTCATTCTGCCCAAGACCTACCCCGGTCAGGAGTCTGCCTTCGTCTCCTCCGGGGCGGTCCTGGCGGTGTCGGACTACTTCGACCTCATGCCTAATTTCCGCAAGAAGGTCGAGCAGTGGCAGCTGGATGAGGAACTCGACACCCTGCGGCAGGCCGACGGCTCCATCTATGTCCTGCCCGGTCTGCATGAGGAGATCTGGCCCGACTACACCTTCGAGATCCGTAAGGACCTGCTCGACGAGCAGGGACTGGAACTGCCCACCACGTGGGAGGAGCTGCAAGAAGTCATCTCCAAGATCCAGGAGCGACACCCGGACATGAAGGGCATCTCCGACCGCTTCGAGGGGCTGAGCATGCTCAATCTCGCGGCGGTCTCCTACGGCACCCAGTCCGGCGGCTCCTGGGGGATGACCACCATGGCCGAATGGGATGAGGAGACGGAGTCATTCATCTTCTGCGGCACATCCGACAACTACCGAGACATGGTCACCATGCTGCGCGGCATGGTCGACGCCGGGGTGCTCGACCCGGACTCCTTCACCCAGGACGAGGACACGGCCGTCAACACCTTCACCACGGGAAAGTCCATCGCCATCGGCACGAATTCCCAGTATGACGTCACCTATGACACGACCATGAGGGAGACTCTCGGTGAGGGCAACTACGAGGTCGTCAAGATCCTCCAGCCGGCCGGACCGGCCGGCGCCCTGATCGGCGGCACCCGGCTGGAGAACGGCATCATGATCTCCTCCAAGGCCGCCGACGATCCGAACTTCGTGGCCATGATGCAGTTCATCGACTGGCTGTGGTATTCCGATGAGGGCGAGGAATTCGCCAAGTGGGGCGTGGAGGGCACCACCTACAACAAGGACGCCGACGGCAACCGCACACTGGTCGACGACATCAACTACAACGGTCTGAACCCGGCCGGAGACAAGGACCTGCGCATCGAGTACGGATTTTCCGGGGGCGTATTCGCATACGGCGGCACCACCGAACTGCTGCACTCGATGATGCTGGACAAGGAATTGTCCTGGCAGGAGGAGATGGCCGCCACCCACACGCAGAGGCCGATCGACCCGCCAGCGCCCTTGGATGAGACCCAGCGCGAGCAGGCGACTCTGCTGCTGACTCCGTTGCAGGACTACGTCATGCAGGAGACGCTGAAGTTCATCACCGGCAAGCGCGAGCTGTCGGATTGGGACGCTTATGTCACCGAATGCGAGGCCAAGGGCGTGTCCTCCTACATGGAGATCGTCAACGCGGCCCGCGCGACCTACGTGGAGAACAATGGCTGA